Proteins from a single region of Halorubrum sp. 2020YC2:
- a CDS encoding L-lactate permease — MADPLLILLALLPLAAIAVIMVLLYQPATITMPIAWVIAAAAAYIGWEMSPTLIAAASIRGAMTATRILVIVFGAILLLYTLKQSGAFEVINAGFSSISDDRRVQVVLLVFLMGSFIEGAAGFGTPAAIVGPLLVGLGFPPLAAVVVALTGNILAITFGAVGTPLIIGFEDVVFGQDPTEAGTAAYQVVQTGGFESVGAYVAQIGFWAAVIHAIVGIAIPFIGVAMMTRFFGEERSIKPAIEVLPLTLFAWGAFVVPYLLTAYFLGPTFPGLLGAMVGLLIVGSTLRAGYFLPDEEWDFGPQDQWPDHWIGTIEPGTGMGDSSSGQRVATDGGTSRFEELHSQDMSLGMAWAPYILVAALLIVTRVIGPVQSFLSSTGVITWNNILGTPFSEGIEMLYLPGSLFVLVAVVTYGLHGMDAEGIRDSWSEAVSNIIPAVIALWFAVATVMIMQKTGAPVVIDNVEAVNLGMLQLLSDATANLTGQLFPFFSGFIGAFGAFIAGSNTVSDILFGLFQFEAAQQIGAPTQIVVAAQAVGGAIGNLIAIHNVVAALTVVGLIGEEGRVIRLELIPVLYYGVATGLITLLLAYVVVPATF; from the coding sequence GTGGCTGACCCGCTGCTCATCCTGTTGGCGTTGCTGCCGCTCGCGGCGATCGCGGTCATCATGGTCCTCCTTTACCAGCCGGCGACGATCACGATGCCCATCGCGTGGGTCATCGCGGCCGCGGCCGCGTACATCGGCTGGGAGATGTCTCCGACGCTGATCGCGGCGGCCTCCATCCGCGGGGCGATGACGGCGACGCGGATCCTCGTCATCGTCTTCGGCGCGATACTGCTCCTGTACACGCTCAAGCAGTCGGGCGCGTTCGAGGTCATCAACGCGGGCTTCTCCTCGATCAGCGACGACAGGCGCGTTCAGGTCGTCCTGCTCGTGTTCCTCATGGGGTCGTTCATCGAGGGCGCGGCCGGGTTCGGGACGCCGGCCGCGATCGTCGGCCCGCTGCTCGTCGGGCTCGGCTTCCCGCCGCTGGCCGCGGTGGTGGTCGCCCTGACCGGGAACATCCTCGCGATCACCTTCGGCGCGGTCGGGACGCCGCTCATCATCGGGTTCGAAGACGTCGTCTTCGGGCAGGACCCGACCGAGGCCGGCACGGCGGCGTACCAGGTCGTCCAGACCGGCGGCTTCGAGAGCGTCGGCGCCTACGTCGCACAGATCGGGTTCTGGGCGGCCGTCATCCACGCCATCGTGGGCATCGCGATTCCGTTCATCGGCGTGGCGATGATGACTCGCTTCTTCGGCGAGGAGCGCTCGATCAAGCCCGCCATCGAAGTGCTCCCGCTCACGCTGTTCGCGTGGGGCGCCTTCGTTGTTCCGTACCTCCTGACGGCGTACTTCCTCGGCCCGACGTTCCCGGGACTGCTGGGCGCGATGGTCGGCCTGCTCATCGTCGGCTCGACGCTCCGCGCGGGCTACTTCCTGCCGGACGAGGAGTGGGACTTCGGGCCCCAAGACCAGTGGCCCGATCACTGGATCGGCACGATCGAGCCCGGAACGGGGATGGGCGACTCCAGCTCCGGCCAGCGTGTCGCGACCGACGGCGGAACGAGCCGCTTCGAGGAGCTGCACAGTCAGGACATGTCGCTCGGGATGGCGTGGGCTCCCTACATCCTCGTCGCCGCCCTGCTGATCGTGACCCGAGTCATCGGCCCCGTGCAGAGCTTCCTCTCGTCGACCGGCGTCATCACGTGGAACAACATCCTCGGGACGCCGTTCTCCGAGGGGATCGAGATGCTCTACCTCCCCGGGTCGCTGTTCGTGCTGGTCGCGGTCGTGACGTACGGGCTCCACGGCATGGACGCCGAGGGGATCAGGGACTCGTGGAGCGAAGCCGTCTCGAACATCATCCCGGCGGTCATCGCCCTCTGGTTCGCCGTCGCGACGGTGATGATAATGCAAAAGACCGGCGCGCCCGTCGTGATCGACAACGTCGAGGCCGTCAACCTGGGTATGCTCCAGCTGCTGTCCGACGCCACGGCGAACCTCACCGGGCAGCTGTTCCCGTTCTTCTCGGGCTTCATCGGCGCGTTCGGCGCGTTCATCGCCGGCTCGAACACGGTCAGCGACATCCTGTTCGGCCTCTTCCAGTTCGAGGCGGCCCAGCAGATCGGCGCTCCGACCCAGATCGTGGTCGCCGCGCAGGCGGTCGGCGGCGCCATCGGGAACCTCATCGCCATCCACAACGTCGTCGCCGCGCTCACCGTCGTCGGCCTCATCGGTGAGGAGGGGCGCGTCATCCGACTGGAGCTGATACCGGTGCTGTACTACGGGGTCGCCACCGGTCTTATCACCCTGCTCCTCGCCTACGTGGTGGTTCCCGCGACCTTCTGA